One stretch of Rhipicephalus sanguineus isolate Rsan-2018 chromosome 10, BIME_Rsan_1.4, whole genome shotgun sequence DNA includes these proteins:
- the LOC119406790 gene encoding uncharacterized protein LOC119406790 translates to MRSVGADTAAQMGRGNRIVAEDEQDYEVVLPQLPTGACVMNTVFLHGDIKARPYRVEDVRDTLVSLGMLPEVLALGAFQMNHVWAVTFSTAQATKKMLALGDVKIKERRCLVIDPNKQDVRLKLYWLLHNVPDEDVRTALANYGRVTEVSKERWRVQGIADKGTSTRTVTLQLKAGLTVEDLPHQLRVGGITTLLVVPGRAPLCLRCRRTGHIRRDCRIPRCGRCRRYGHEDSECAQTYASVAGPVAGDHLTEHIMDQADAEEAAESRNRGPIFTPLSKGPKDEGSEAAQAEQTGQQTNSVSSIPRDQSDNENEQGIGSSTGQPEDMDVTRAGTSAKRTLEDVSNEDAEPERTTGGEPATKAATLRRPSLRFKPNIAAGTRPPPKPPS, encoded by the coding sequence ATGCGCTCCGTAGGGGCGGATACAGCGGCCCAGATGGGTCGCGGAAACAGGATTGTCGCCGAAGATGAACAGGATTACGAAGTCGTTTTGCCGCAGTTGCCTACAGGTGCGTGTGTTATGAATACTGTTTTTCTACACGGAGATATCAAGGCAAGGCCGTATCGTGTTGAAGACGTCCGTGACACTTTGGTTAGTCTGGGTATGTTGCCTGAGGTACTCGCCTTAGGCGCTTTCCAGATGAACCACGTCTGGGCCGTGACTTTCAGTACGGCGCAAGCCACGAAAAAGATGCTAGCACTTGGTGACGTAAAGATAAAGGAAAGGCGCTGCCTCGTTATCGACCCGAACAAGCAGGATGTCCGGCTAAAGCTTTATTGGCTTCTGCATAATGTACCGGATGAAGATGTGCGCACCGCACTCGCAAACTATGGAAGAGTGACAGAAGTATCAAAGGAACGTTGGCGCGTCCAAGGTATCGCCGATAAAGGAACCTCGACCAGGACTGTCACCCTGCAATTAAAAGCGGGCTTGACAGTCGAAGACCTACCACACCAGCTCCGAGTGGGCGGCATAACAACGCTTTTGGTTGTGCCAGGACGAGCACCGCTTTGCTTACGATGTCGACGAACGGGACATATACGCCGGGACTGTCGCATACCCCGGTGTGGTCGGTGCAGACGCTATGGTCACGAAGACAGCGAGTGTGCCCAAACATACGCCAGTGTGGCCGGACCTGTGGCTGGCGACCATCTCACGGAGCACATAATGGACCAAGCTGATGCAGAAGAAGCAGCGGAAAGCAGAAATCGGGGTCCCATATTCACGCCCCTCTCTAAGGGCCCGAAGGACGAAGGAAGCGAAGCGGCTCAGGCTGAACAAACGGGTCAGCAGACCAACAGCGTGAGCTCTATACCGCGGGACCAAAGCGACAACGAAAATGAGCAAGGTATTGGGTCGTCGACTGGACAACCTGAAGATATGGACGTCACAAGAGCGGGGACAAGCGCAAAGCGAACGCTTGAAGATGTCAGCAACGAGGACGCAGAACCAGAGAGGACAACAGGAGGTGAGCCGGCAACGAAAGCGGCAACGCTCAGGCGACCCAGCTTGAGGTTCAAGCCGAACATCGCTGCGGGCACACGTCCGCCGCCGAAGCCACCCTCGTAG
- the LOC125760318 gene encoding uncharacterized protein LOC125760318, which yields MKYLGVPLQKYNDPSEYWNDETEKLREKANKWGGKNLSIFARSTVCNLFLAAKIWYVLQVLCMNRSNVQKIHRVFATFVWASTWERTSRTNLFRSVKAGGLGLAHLFLRQIVSRFMFLRDQSHPFLRTMLQVRLCCYLPEFVVSTCCAGRSGIHGYLNEAVSAFNILKVRFSLQYLGVVTKRQLYKDLIDVMLPVPMYRAMYEKGQGKDVLKRVKRMVVRPSAKTFFFQLHTGTLPVKPWLQERGLFVPWSVNCLLCRKPESVDHIFLDCLDATFHWDILQRTLKKDLPLTPHGIRFLPVHSDSGIPYDMFMLLSMHAIWKSCMAFRHVDANARSVREYFIESIAYIRDAYNAREEQPEWLPVLNELVALKRF from the coding sequence ATGAAGTACCTCGGTGTGCCACTGCAGAAATATAATGATCCCAGTGAATACTGGAACGACGAGACAGAAAAATTAAGGGAGAAAGCGAACAAGTGGGGAGGAAAAAACCTATCAATATTCGCGAGGTCAACAGTTTGCAACTTATTCTTAGCAGCCAAAATTTGGTATGTACTTCAGGTGCTGTGCATGAACCGCTCAAATGTACAGAAGATACACAGAGTTTTTGCCACTTTTGTTTGGGCCTCCACGTGGGAACGCACGAGCCGTACAAATCTTTTCCGGTCAGTGAAAGCCGGTGGGTTGGGATTAGCCCACTTATTTCTAAGGCAGATTGTTTCCAGGTTTATGTTTCTGCGAGATCAGAGCCATCCTTTCTTACGTACTATGCTACAAGTTAGATTATGCTGTTATCTACCCGAATTTGTTGTATCCACTTGTTGTGCTGGGCGTAGCGGCATTCATGGTTATCTCAACGAAGCTGTTTCGGCTTTTAACATACTAAAAGTACGTTTTTCTTTACAGTACCTTGGTGTGGTGACAAAAAGACAATTATATAAAGACCTTATTGATGTAATGCTGCCTGTGCCGATGTATCGTGCGATGTATGAAAAAGGTCAGGGAAAAGACGTTCTtaaaagggttaaaagaatggTGGTACGGCCATCAGCAAAGACCTTTTTCTTTCAGCTACACACTGGTACACTTCCCGTAAAACCATGGCTGCAGGAAAGGGGCTTATTTGTTCCCTGGTCTGTTAATTGTCTCCTATGCCGCAAACCAGAGAGTGTCGATCACATTTTTTTGGACTGTTTGGATGCTACGTTTCATTGGGACATCCTACAACGAACTTTAAAAAAAGACTTACCTTTGACACCCCATGGAATCCGTTTCCTACCGGTTCACAGTGACAGTGGCATACCGTACGACATGTTTATGCTGTTAAGTATGCACGCTATTTGGAAATCATGCATGGCATTTCGGCATGTTGACGCGAATGCCCGTTCTGTCAGAGAATACTTCATTGAAAGTATAGCTTACATAAGAGATGCATACAATGCACGAGAAGAACAGCCGGAATGGCTCCCTGTACTGAATGAACTTGTAGCACTAAAGCGCTTTTAA